A DNA window from Eriocheir sinensis breed Jianghai 21 chromosome 22, ASM2467909v1, whole genome shotgun sequence contains the following coding sequences:
- the LOC127002196 gene encoding sesquipedalian-2-like has translation MHFNNDEIAAFAESAGDHEGRLTHKPPPRTLYDSAYKERWFKLKANLLFYYRLNEFGGIGKNEPSGVFVLENIEVQKEGASDVPFGFAIKWKDDMDKKHLFFAQSEASAVTWVNKLIHASYEHMRAQMVMLRVQIRRKTGKDPLEHFGTPLIQRTSRIRAKGKSQFHVDLEEEEGHASQNLPLNSMARLLVQRSPEGKCHSIHGLPSMNSTTKVEISKSSSLREPSLREPVRAAPLPPPRKGRKQNAGNGHTVVDDLVLGIGSDQVLIATGRDQSSFKCHIEDDCLSSKQTNLLD, from the exons atgcattttaacaatgaCGAAATAGCCGCGTTTGCGGAGTCAGCAGGGGACCACGAGGGCCGGCTCACCCACAAGCCTCCCCCCAGGACACTGTATGACTCAG CCTATAAGGAGCGCTGGTTCAAGCTGAAGGCCAATCTCCTGTTCTACTATCGCCTCAACGAATTTGGAGGCATAGGAAAAAATGAG CCGAGTGGTGTCTTTGTATTGGAGAACATTGAAGTCCAGAAGGAAGGGGCTTCTGATGTCCCTTTTGGGTTTGCAATCAAATGGAAG GATGATATGGATAAAAAGCATCTCTTCTTTGCCCAGTCAGAAGCAAGTGCTGTTACATGGGTCAACAAATTGATCCATGCGAG CTATGAACACATGAGAGCACAGATGGTAATGTTGAGAGTCCAAattagaagaaagacaggaaag GATCCTCTGGAGCACTTTGGGACCCCCCTTATCCAGCGAACATCAAGAATTCGTGCTAAAGGCAAGTCACAATTTCATGTggatttggaggaagaggaaggtcatgCATCACAGAACTTGCCACTGAACTCCATGGCAAGACTTCTGGTTCAGCGGAGCCCAGAGGGGAAGTGTCATTCAATACATGGTTTACCATCAATGAACTCGACTACGAAGGTGGAAATTTCAAAAAGTTCGTCATTAAGAGAGCCATCATTAAGAGAGCCAGTGCGTGctgctccactccctccacccaggaagggaaggaaacaaaatgCCGGAAATGG ACATACAGTTGTGGATGATTTAGTGCTAGGAATAGGCAGCGACCAAGTCTTGATAGCAACGGGCCGCGACCAATCCTCGTTCAAGTGCCACATAGAGGATGATTGTTTGTCCAGCAAGCAGACCAACCTGCTGGACTAA
- the LOC127002197 gene encoding 6-pyruvoyl tetrahydrobiopterin synthase-like has protein sequence MSPKNGKRPIVDVTRTESISACHRLHSKLLGDEENSKIFGKCNNPNGHGHNYKVEVTVRGPIDEVTGMVINVSDLKVIIQKVVMETFDHKNVDKDVPVFRDTNLVSTAENIAVVMYNEIQKLLPSGVKLHRVRLHETDKNIVDYYGNSE, from the exons ATGTCGCCCAAGAACGGAAAGAGACCCATCGTGGACGTGACCCGGACGGAGAGCATCAGCGCCTGCCATAGACTGCACAG CAAACTACTTGGAGATGAGGAGAACAGCAAGATATTTGGAAAGTGCAACAACCCCAACGGCCATGGTCACAACTACAAAG TGGAGGTAACAGTGCGGGGGCCCATTGACGAGGTGACAGGGATGGTGATCAACGTGTCGGACCTCAAGGTGATCATCCAGAAGGTGGTCATGGAAACGTTTGACCATAAAAACGTTGACAAGGACGTACCAGTCTTCAG GGACACAAATTTGGTAAGCACAGCAGAGAACATCGCAGTGGTGATGTACAATGAAATCCAGAAGCTCCTTCCAAGTGGCGTTAAACTGCACCGGGTCAGGCTTCACGAGACTGACAAGAACATTGTGGATTACTACGGCAACAGCGAATGA